The proteins below come from a single Alkaliphilus sp. B6464 genomic window:
- a CDS encoding YwbE family protein, whose amino-acid sequence MDGKYRKDIHKGQHVNIVLKKDQSTGILTYGVVEEILTNRAYHPRGIKVKLKDNKGVGRVQWIPEIKQ is encoded by the coding sequence ATGGATGGCAAGTACAGAAAAGATATTCACAAGGGACAACATGTTAATATTGTGTTGAAAAAAGATCAGTCAACAGGAATACTTACTTATGGGGTTGTAGAAGAAATATTAACAAATAGAGCATACCACCCAAGAGGAATAAAAGTAAAATTAAAAGATAATAAGGGAGTAGGTAGAGTTCAGTGGATTCCTGAAATTAAACAATAG
- a CDS encoding YecA family protein — MSKKIGRNDNCPCMSNKKYKKCCIGKNEKEILEQIKINIHEILKKESEKRIDEEDNGKEFYLMSELKRKQIELNYNIFFNGFGKYVMNVMVRSMKEAKLYKKKINGSIIPDEAIFYRLEDLDTSEPSVKYVFVDFYKMMEVLDIELTDEDIKRDMYGL; from the coding sequence ATGTCAAAAAAGATAGGTCGTAATGACAATTGTCCTTGTATGTCAAATAAGAAATATAAAAAATGTTGTATAGGTAAGAATGAAAAAGAGATACTTGAGCAAATTAAAATTAATATACATGAAATATTAAAAAAGGAATCAGAAAAAAGAATTGATGAGGAAGATAATGGCAAAGAATTTTATTTAATGTCAGAACTTAAAAGAAAGCAAATTGAATTAAATTATAATATTTTCTTTAATGGTTTTGGAAAATATGTGATGAATGTAATGGTTCGGTCTATGAAGGAGGCCAAATTATACAAGAAGAAGATTAATGGCAGCATTATTCCTGATGAAGCAATTTTTTATAGATTAGAGGATTTAGATACATCTGAACCATCTGTTAAGTATGTATTTGTAGATTTTTATAAAATGATGGAAGTGCTTGATATCGAACTAACAGATGAAGATATTAAAAGAGATATGTATGGTCTATAA
- a CDS encoding DNA cytosine methyltransferase, with protein MGKFIEKKRIKASKRGITFSFKNKTNANKSKTKFDIGEHYIVDLKNNKMVILPSNGQGLKVSRKKTKTDEKPLFDIRNNEALSAFKDADYLEVSIYEDKILVEGYIEENTNTLSNTIKKIKNKILGKKVIDITKLLNVKKTASMVFSRNELKMVAGDESFQISMDDILGSINTNIAESIPTTDNYISYTNKYTKQNAKVLDFTKSLKNIEYPLQIVSLFSGAGLLDYAFVKEGFEIVFAIDNDEDACRTYRENLGDHIVCDDICSYPKIDVPDTKIIIGGPSCKPFTKERFNYGKERGKIEDHKDSQLILEYVKWVKSKYADYDIFVMENVPDLLTASEGAYLKLIKEELSDFEISHGIVTDVEQGGYQNRKRAFIIGSKIGRVNIPEPLVSQDRWKTMGDVLAKVDDNWPNQNDVSIAREDTLERMKYVPQGENWESIPEYLRTKARHSNSYRRLAMNQPCITLVNYRKPVIIHPLEDRILTVSEAAAASGLDKNFVFKGKLSSMQQQVGNGVPIALGRSIARAVKETIIKYVQSKNNIALATI; from the coding sequence ATGGGAAAATTTATTGAAAAAAAGAGAATTAAGGCCTCAAAAAGAGGAATTACATTTTCTTTTAAGAATAAAACAAATGCTAATAAGTCTAAGACTAAGTTTGATATAGGCGAGCATTATATAGTGGATCTAAAAAACAATAAGATGGTTATTCTTCCATCTAATGGACAAGGATTAAAGGTTTCAAGAAAGAAAACTAAAACTGATGAAAAACCACTTTTTGATATTAGAAATAATGAGGCTTTATCTGCATTTAAGGATGCTGATTATTTAGAGGTTTCTATTTATGAAGATAAAATTTTAGTTGAAGGTTATATCGAAGAAAATACAAATACATTATCTAATACTATTAAAAAAATTAAAAATAAAATATTAGGTAAAAAAGTAATTGATATTACTAAATTATTAAATGTAAAGAAAACCGCCAGTATGGTGTTTAGTAGAAACGAATTAAAAATGGTAGCAGGTGACGAATCTTTTCAAATCTCTATGGATGATATATTAGGAAGTATTAATACTAATATAGCAGAGTCCATACCTACTACAGACAATTATATCTCATATACTAATAAGTATACAAAGCAAAATGCTAAGGTATTAGACTTTACAAAGTCACTTAAAAACATAGAGTACCCTTTACAAATTGTAAGTCTCTTTTCAGGTGCAGGATTGCTCGATTATGCTTTTGTTAAGGAAGGTTTTGAGATAGTTTTTGCTATTGATAATGATGAAGATGCTTGTAGAACATACAGAGAAAATTTAGGAGATCATATTGTATGTGATGATATATGTTCATATCCTAAGATAGATGTGCCAGATACAAAAATTATTATTGGCGGACCATCTTGTAAACCATTTACTAAAGAAAGATTTAATTATGGAAAAGAGAGAGGGAAGATAGAGGATCATAAAGATAGTCAACTCATTCTTGAATATGTTAAGTGGGTTAAATCAAAATATGCTGATTACGATATATTTGTAATGGAAAATGTGCCTGACTTATTAACTGCTTCAGAAGGTGCTTATCTTAAATTAATAAAAGAAGAACTTTCTGATTTTGAAATATCTCATGGTATCGTAACTGATGTAGAGCAAGGAGGATATCAAAATAGAAAGAGAGCATTTATTATTGGAAGTAAGATAGGTAGGGTGAACATTCCTGAGCCTTTAGTTTCACAAGATAGATGGAAAACTATGGGCGATGTTCTTGCTAAAGTGGATGATAATTGGCCAAATCAAAACGATGTAAGCATTGCTAGAGAAGATACACTTGAGAGAATGAAATATGTTCCTCAAGGTGAAAATTGGGAGTCTATTCCTGAATATTTAAGAACTAAGGCAAGACATTCTAATTCATATAGAAGATTAGCAATGAATCAACCTTGTATTACATTAGTTAATTATAGAAAACCAGTTATCATTCACCCATTAGAAGATAGAATCTTAACGGTTAGTGAGGCTGCTGCTGCTTCAGGTCTTGATAAGAACTTTGTATTTAAGGGTAAGTTAAGTAGTATGCAACAACAAGTGGGTAATGGTGTTCCAATCGCATTAGGTAGAAGTATTGCTAGGGCTGTTAAAGAAACTATTATTAAATATGTTCAATCAAAAAACAATATTGCTTTAGCAACTATATAG
- a CDS encoding uracil-DNA glycosylase: MSIEILPKNIHPSWHKFLSDDILNELRNIESQIGSNYNPPTNLVLRFLENDLYNIKIVILGMDPYPQFGVAIGRCFQVGGHTSWNQPFNKSLQNIIKLIHKSYSDIIDYGDIKSLGEIRKEIQSDDFDILSPDTMFDSWENQGVLLLNAYLTVEIGKPGSHSDIWDTFSKKLIRFIDAERPDAKWFLWGNDAQEIGTIVINGVKYKDRHPSRVSEKYDKDFLKSNCFKETMNIINWLGE, from the coding sequence ATGAGTATAGAAATTCTACCAAAGAACATTCATCCGTCATGGCATAAGTTTTTGTCTGATGATATCTTAAATGAATTAAGAAATATAGAAAGTCAAATAGGAAGCAACTATAATCCTCCAACTAACCTAGTGCTTAGATTTTTAGAAAATGACTTATATAATATCAAAATAGTAATTCTAGGCATGGATCCATACCCCCAATTTGGAGTGGCCATTGGCCGTTGTTTTCAAGTAGGTGGACATACCTCATGGAACCAACCTTTCAATAAATCATTACAAAATATAATTAAACTCATTCATAAGTCGTATTCTGATATTATAGATTACGGAGATATCAAGTCATTGGGAGAAATAAGAAAGGAAATTCAATCGGATGACTTTGATATCTTATCACCTGATACAATGTTTGATAGTTGGGAAAATCAAGGTGTATTGCTTCTTAATGCTTATCTTACTGTAGAGATAGGAAAACCGGGATCCCATAGTGACATTTGGGATACATTCTCTAAAAAACTAATTAGATTTATTGATGCTGAAAGACCAGATGCAAAATGGTTTTTATGGGGAAATGACGCACAAGAAATAGGGACAATAGTAATAAATGGAGTGAAATATAAAGACAGGCACCCTTCAAGGGTTAGTGAGAAGTATGATAAAGATTTTCTTAAATCAAATTGTTTTAAGGAAACTATGAATATTATTAATTGGCTTGGCGAGTAG